Proteins from a genomic interval of Gossypium hirsutum isolate 1008001.06 chromosome A09, Gossypium_hirsutum_v2.1, whole genome shotgun sequence:
- the LOC121206710 gene encoding transcription factor MYBS1, translating to MAGSVSWSREEEKAFENAIAMHWIEKEECEEQWEKIASTVPTKSLEELKLHYELLVEDVTAIEAGHVPLPRYKGEEPSSSAKDHFHGPSMAPNSDRRSNSGYGNGFSGLTLDSTGHGGKQSSRSDQERRKGIPWTEEEHRLFLLGLDKFGKGDWRSISRNFVISRTPTQVASHAQKYFIRLNSMNRDRRRSSIHDITSVNNGDTSHQAPITGQQANTNSPGAAVMGQSVKHRAHPHLPGLGMYGAPVGRPIAAAPGHIGSAAGTPVMLPPAHHPHSPPPYIVPVAYPMAPPPMHQ from the exons ATGGCAGGAAGTGTTAGTTGGAGCAGGGAAGAAGAGAAGGCATTTGAAAACGCAATAGCAATGCATTGGATAGAGAAAGAGGAATGTGAAGAGCAATGGGAAAAGATTGCTTCAACGGTTCCTACTAAAAGTCTTGAGGAGTTGAAACTTCACTATGAATTATTAGTGGAGGATGTTACTGCAATAGAGGCTGGTCATGTCCCACTTCCTCGTTATAAAGGAGAAGAACCTTCCTCTTCTGCCAAGGATCATTTTCATGGACCTTCCATGGCTCCTAATTCTGATAGGAGATCCAATTCCGGTTACGGAAATGGGTTTTCGGGGTTAACCCTTGATTCTACCGGACATGGAGGGAAACAGAGTTCGAGGTCCGACCAAGAAAGAAGGAAAGGAATCCCATGGACTGAAGAAGAGCATAG GTTATTTCTACTTGGTTTAGACAAGTTTGGGAAAGGAGATTGGAGAAGCATTTCAAGGAACTTTGTGATATCGAGAACTCCGACGCAGGTGGCTAGCCATGCACAAAAGTATTTTATACGCTTAAATTCGATGAATAGAGACCGGCGGCGGTCCAGCATCCACGACATCACGAGTGTTAACAATGGGGATACATCTCATCAAGCGCCTATCACAGGCCAACAGGCTAACACAAACTCACCCGGTGCAGCGGTCATGGGGCAATCAGTGAAGCACAGGGCTCATCCGCATTTGCCGGGTTTAGGCATGTACGGAGCGCCTGTTGGGCGGCCGATTGCTGCTGCTCCAGGGCATATTGGATCTGCTGCAGGAACTCCTGTTATGCTTCCTCCTGCTCACCATCCTCATTCCCCTCCTCCTTACATTGTCCCTGTTGCTTACCCCATGGCACCACCTCCTATGCACCAATAA